The window GCCGCCTTCACCGCCCCCGCAATCGTGCTGTCACCGGCCACACCGAGAACGGTGACGAGGTCGGCGCCGGCGGTGAAGGCGATGTCGGCCTCGAGCTCACCGGCGTCCATCGTCTTGAGGTCGGCGAACACCACCTTGTCGGGGTGCGCCGCCTTCACCGCGGTGATGGCGCAGAGCCCGGCGCTCTTGATGAGCGGCGTGCCGAGCTCCAGGATGTCGACGTGCGGGGCGGCCGCGGCGGCCAGCTCGAGAGCGGCGTCGGTGGTGAGCGTGTCCATGGCGAACTGCAGCTTCATGATGGTCCTCGATACTGGGGTGTTGGTTGCGGGGTGATCATTCGAGATTGGCGTGCCGGGGCCACAGTTCGTCCGCCGAGGCACCGGACTCCGACCACAGGGCGTGGAAGAGCGCGTCTCCCAGCACGACCAGTGACTGCTCGAAAAGGCTTCCGGCATACTGAATACTGACGCTCGCCGAGCGATCGAGCTTGTCGGCCGCGGGCATGATGACGCTCTCGTCGGCGAGGGCAGCCAGCGGTGAGTCCGGGGCCGTGGTGACGGCCGCGATCTGCGCCCCGGCGGCGACGGCCGTCTCCGCGGCGCGGACGATGGCCGGGGTGGCGCCGGACCCGCTGGCGACCAGGAGCACGTCGCCCTTGCCGATCGCGGGGGCCGTCACCTCACCGACCACATGGACGACCAGGCCCAGGTGCATCAACCGCATCGCGGTCATCCGCAGGGCGAGACCGGAACGGCCCGCGCCGTGCACGAAGACCCGGTCGGCGTCGTGGAGCAACCGGGCGAACCGGTCGATGTCCGACACCGCCAGCAGGCTGGCGCAGGCGCGGAGCTCATCGGCGATGGCGATCAAGGATGCCTGTGCAGAAACCGTTTTCGTGGTCACACCACGAGTCTGCCGATCGGGCGAGTTCCGGGCTGCTCCCCCACCGGAGCGTTCGTCCTACCCGTTCGGGTAGGACGGCTCGTCGGGTAGGTTCAGGCGTATGGACGATGTGATGGACGATTCAGCGAGACTCCCGTCGCCGGCCTCGCGTCAGTTCGTGGTCGACCACGCCCGCGTGGTCGCGGAACTGGCCGACCGCCACGCGGTCACGCTGGAGTCGCTGCTGGCGGTCCTGCGCTCGCCCCGGCTGGACGACCGGGCCGCGCGCACGATGGCCATCGACCTGGCCGCCGCGGCCCTGGTGAGCCTGCGCACGCAGACCGATCAGCAGCGCAGCGCCATCCTCGAGCCGGTGGTCGGCGCGTTCTCGCGCCTGCGCAACGACCTGCGTCCCCTGGTGCGGTTCGGTGACCTCGACGTGCAGTTCATCGAGCCGCCCGCCAAGGGGCGGGCGCTGCCCGGTGAGGTCGCGCACGCGGCCCGCGCCATGGTGCGCACAGCCGTCCTGGCGATGGTGGACGCCGGGGAGACCCGGCGGGTGCGGATCCAGTGGGACTGCGACGGGTTGAACCTCCTGGTCCGCATCCGTGACGACGGGCGGGGGGAACTGAGCGCCCACGACGACGCACTGCGGCCGATCGCCGAGAACGTCGCGGCCCTGGACGGTCGGCTGGACGTGTCCTCGACGCCCGGCTGGGGTTCGGACCTGAGCATCACCCTGCCCCTGGACCCACCGGCGCCGGTACTGCCCCTGGAGGAGAGCATCGAGCTCAGCCCGCGCGAGCGCGAGGTGTTGCAGCTGCTGGTGGGCGGAGGGCGCAACCAGGAGATCGCCCGGGATCTGGGGATCAGCCAGAACACGGTGAAGTTCCACGTGTCGAACCTGCTGCGCAAGGCCGGCGCCCGCACGCGGGCCGAACTGGTGGCTCTGGCCCGCTGAGACGCCTCAGTCGGGCCGGTCTCCGGCCTTTCGCCGCCTCCATGACCTTCGGTGGCGCGCCGGAGGACAAGACCCGCTACCAGGGCCTGGTCGGGCTGAAGAAGGTCTACGGGCTCGACTTCAAGGAATTCACGTCACTCGACACGGCGGGGCCCCTGACCGTCAACGCCCTCACGAAGGGCACCGTCGACGCCGCGATCCTCTACTCGACCACCCCCGAGATCGAAGACCGCGGCTTCGTCGCCCTCACCGACCCCGAGAACGTGTTCGGCGTGCAGAACGTCATCCCCCTGGTGAACACCTCATCGGTGCCGGCAGAGGCCCAGGAGGTGCTGAACTCGATCTCGAAGGCCCTCGACACCGACACCCTGACCGCCCTGAACGCCAAGGTCCAGATCGATCAGGACCCCGCGGACGAGGTCGCGAAGGAGTGGCTGCAGGAGAAGGGCCTCGTCTGAGGCCCGTCACCAGCCGGCGCCTCAGTGCTCGTGGCGCTCGGTCACGGCCAGGCCGACCTCGAACCGGTAGGCCTGCTCCGCCTCGAAGGATCCTTCGTTCTCGTAGCGGCGGGCGCGCGTGAGGGTGTCGGGTTCGGCCGGGGTCCAGGGCATCTGGCCCGTCTTCACGAATCCCACCCAGTCCGCGTGCAGGGTGTCGGCCAGCCCCTGGGAAGGCTTCTCGCCCAGCACGCGTTCCACCCCCTCGGCATCCAGCAGGTCGAAGGCGAAGGGGATGTCGGTGCAGTGCTGACTGGTGCCGTCGAGGGCGCTAGCGACGCTCTCCCACCGGCGCCTGGGCGAACGGGATACCGAGGAAGGCGGTGGAACCGGGGCGGGAGAGGCCGCGCACGGCACCCCCGCGGAAACGAACGACAGACATGCCCGGCAACCTACTCCCGCCCGGCTCGGGTGAGGTCGTGCGCGGCTCGGAACAGGCCGTCGCCGGTCAGTTCCCCGAGACGGTGTCTCCCCAGGCGGACTCGGCGCCGCTGTGCCCGATCCGGACCACCTGCTGACCCGTACCGATCGCCGCCACCAGCGACAGCGCCGCGACGGCGACCAGGACGACCCGGCCGGTCGTCGAGTCCTGCTCGTCCCGGCCCTCGGAGCGTTCTGAACGTTCCCTCCACCAGCACCAGGTGACTGCGACGGCGGCCACGGCGAGCACGATCAGCCAGGGCAGTAGACCGTCGGCGAGCTCGGCGTGCTTCTCGATGAGTGGCTCGTGCCCGACCACCTGTTCCAGTGACTCCCCGGACTCGGTGGAGATCGGGTACAACACCAGCGAGGCCGCGGTCAGCAGCAGCGGTACCGGTCCGGCCCAACCGCGGAACCGCGCGGACAGGGCGCTGCCCAGCACGGTGATCGCCGCGATCGGGATCATGACCACGCTCGCGTGGACGATCAGGGGATGCAGGGGCAGCCCGGCAACGGTGTCGAACATGAATGTGCCTCCTCCGGACCGGGCCGGTGTGCCCGGCTGAGCACCTCCTGACCCGGTGACGCTGTTCAAGATCATGGAGGCTGATCTCCTCCCGGGGGCCGGACCGGCGGGTTGCAGAGGAAACGCAGAAGTTCCGCCGCCGCATCGCACCTCCGGCCCGGGCATGCTGGGGCAATGACCTCCACCTCCTCGTCCGCCCCCGGCTCCGTCGTCCGGGCGCTCGTCGTCGAGGACGAGCAGGACCTGGCCGATGCGCTGGCCCGCATCCTCACACTGGAGGGATGGCAGGTCCGGACCGCGGGCGACGGCGCCGGGGCCGTCCGGCTGGCGGCGCAGGACCCGCCCGACATCGTCGTCCTGGACGTGATGCTCCCCGACACGACCGGCCTGGAGGTGCTGCGCGGCCTGCGCGCGGTCGACCCGGACGTGTGCGTGCTGTTCCTGACCGCCCGCGACAGCCTGGAAGACCGGGTGGCGGGTATCGCGGCCGGTGGCGACGACTACCTGACCAAACCGTTCGCCACCGAGGAACTACTGGCCCGCCTGCGAGGGCTCCTGCGCCGGGCCCGGCTCGCGTCCGACCCGGCCCCGGGCATCGGCGGGAACGGGCTCGTGGTCGGGGACCTGGTGATGGACGAGGACGCCCGTGAGGTCACCCGGGGCGGCGATCGGGTCGACCTGACCGTGACCGAGTTCGAGCTCCTGCGCTTCCTCATGCGCAACCCGCGCCGCGCCCTGTCCAAGACGCAGATCCTGGACCGGGTCTGGAACTACGACTTCGGTGGTGACGCCCACGTGGTCGAGCTGTACATCTCCTACCTGCGCAAGAAGATCGACCGGGGACGGGAACCGATGATCCACACGGTGCGCGGCATCGGGTACATCCTCAAACCGGCCGGCCGATGATCCGTCCCGGGCTTCCCCGCACCCTGCGGGGCCGGCTCATCGCCGTCCTGGCCCTGGCCCTGTCCATCGGTTTCGCCGCCACCGCGCTCGCCACCGCGCTGCTGGTCCGGCACGTCCTGCTCTCCCGTCTGGACGCCCAGCTGGAGGCTGCGGGTAACCGTTTCGCGGTCTCACTGGAGTACGACGGCGAGAGCGACGACGACTCGGCCGACACCGCCGAGCGCTTCGGCCGGGTCGAGGGTCAGCTGGCCGGCACCCTCGGCGCCCGCCTGTACGGGGGAAAGGTCACGGACGCCGCGATCATCGGTGACGACCGCACCTCCACGCAGGTTCCCCTGACGGCCCGTCAGCGCCTCGCGCAGTTCACGGACGCGGCGGGTCCGGTCACGGTGGAGCTGCCTCGACTGGGCGACTACCGCATCGTCGTCACGGCCGGCCGGGACGGTGACCTGCTGGTCGCCGGACTGCCCGCCGAGCCGATCGAGCACACGGTCCGCGTACTCGTCCTGGCCGTGGCCGGGGTCTCCACCGTCGCCCTCCTGACCCTGGTGGTCGTGGCCGCCTCACTGGTGAGAGTCATGCTCCGGCCTCTGGCCCGGGTGTCCGCCACTGCCGCTGTGGTGGCCGGCCTGCCCCTGACCGCGCAGCAGGTCTCCCTGCCGCGCCGCCTCGACCAGCAGTCCGCCGGCAGCGAGATCGACGTTCTCATCAGTGCTTTCAATGCCATGCTGGAACAGGTCGAGTCGGCTCTGCACACCCGGGCCGACACCGAGGTGCGCCTGCGCCGGTTCCTGACCGATGCCAGCCACGAATTGCGCACACCGGTAGCCGTGATCCTCAGTCACGCGGAACTCGCCCGGCGCGAGGGGGGAGACTCCCTGCCCGAGGGGGTGAACCGATCGCTGGGACGGATCACCGCGCAGTCGCAGCGCATGCGTCACCTCGTCGACGACCTGCTGCTGCTGGCGCGCCTGGACAACGGCCGCCCCCTGGCCCACGAACCGGTCGACATCGTCCGGCTGGCCCTGGAGGCGCTCGACGACGCCCGCACCGCCAACCCCGGGCACCGGTGGAAGCTCTCCCTGCCCGATCACCCGGTCACCGTGCACGGCGACACCCACGCCCTGGCCCAGGTGCTGGCCAACCTCCTGACGAACGCGGCCACCCACACACCCGCCGGCACCACCGTGACCCTGCACGTGCGGGAACTCAGCCGGCGCACGAGCATCGAGGTCCGGGACGACGGCCCGGGCATGCCCGCCGATCTGGTACCGCGGGCCTTCGAGCGGTTCGCGCGGGGCGACGTCCACCGCTCCGGCGGCAGCGGACTCGGGCTGGCCATCGTCGCCGCGATCGTGCAGGCCCATCTGGGTGACGTCGGACTCACCTCGACGGACGAGGGCACCACCGTGACCCTGACCCTCCCAGCCGATTCTGGTGCCACTCCCGGCTCCGTCCCAGCTTCCTGAGAACAATCACAGAGGTAGACCGGTCACCGTGGAGCCATCGAGCCAGGAGGCCCCATGACCGCGATCTCACCGCCCCACCAGCACACCGCCCCGTTTCCGCCGGCTCCCGGCCGGGCCCGGATCACGCCGGTGGCCGCCCTCACACTGATCGCGCTCGGGGCTGCACCGGTGCTCGGCCTGTGGTGGCAGGACACCACCTTCGTCTCCGGTACGGGCGGGCTGCTCACCAACGCCGGGAGGATCACCGGGCTCGCCGCCGGGTACGCCGTGCTCGTGGTGCTGGCCCTGATGGCCCGGGTCCCCGCCCTGGAACGAGGCGTCGGCGCCGACCGGCTGGCCCGCTGGCACGCCGCCGGTGGCCGCTACGTGGTCAGTCTGGCCGTCGTGCACACCCTGCTGATCGTCGCCGGGTACACGGTCGAGGGCCACACCGGGCTCCTGGCCCAGGTCCGGGCCCTGCTGACCAGCTTCGACATGCTGATGGCGACCGCCGCCCTGGGCCTCTTCCTGCTCGTCGGCGTCACCTCCGCCCGCGCGGCCCGCCGCCGTCTGGCCTACGAGACCTGGCACCTGGTGCACCTGCTCACCTACCTGGCCATCGCCCTCACCTTCACCCACCAGTTCTCCGCGGGCGCCGACTTCACCGACCGTCGGGTGCAGGTCGTGTGGCTGGCCCTGTACGCCGTGGTCGGGACCCTGCTGCTGTGGTACCGCCTACTGACCCCCCTGCTGAACCTCACCCGGCACACCCTGCGCGTCGAGAGTGTCGTGCCGCACGGCACCGACACCGTGTCCGTCACCGTGCGGGGCCGGAACCTGGCCCGGCTCGACGCCCGGCCGGGACAGTTCTTCCGCTGGCGGTTCCTCACCCCCGGGCTCTGGGCCGCGGCCAACCCCTATTCCCTCTCGGCCCCTCCGGCCGGGGACCGGCTACGCATCACGGTCAAGACCGCCGGAACCCACAGCGCAGCACTGGCCCACCTGCGCCCCGGCACCCGGGTCCTCGCGGAGGGCCCCTACGGCTCCTTCACCGGCGACCTGGACCGGCGCTCGTCCCGGGGACGGGCCAGCGGCAAGGTGCTCCTGATCGGGATCGGCATCGGGATCACCCCGCTGAGGGCGCTCTTCGAGACGATCCCCGCCGCCCCCGGCGGCCTGACCCTCCTCTACCGTGCCCGCGACACCTCAGACCTGGTGCTGTGGCAGGAGATCCAGCAGATCGCCGCGGCCCGCGGCGCCCGTCTGGAATACCTGGTCGGCGACCGCCGATCCACCGACCATCTCTCCCGGCGGCAACTTCGATACCTTCTGCCGGATCTGCGCGAGCACGAGGTCTACCTCTGCGGCCCGGACGAACTCGTCGGCCGGGTCATCCACAACCTGCGCCGCGAAGGTGTCCCCCGCGCCGCCGTCCACCACGAGTCGTTCACGTTCTGACGGCACCGCGCCCCCGAAGGAGCCCCATCATGAATCGCCTCGTGCTGACCAGCACGGCGACGGTCGCCGGGATCGTCGCCCTGCTGTCCCTCAAGACGCAGACCCAGAACTCACCGATCCTCACCACCACCGCGGCCGACACCTCGGGCTCCAGCGCCAGCTCGGACTCCAGCTCCGGCTCCAGCTCCAACGGATCGGCGACGTCGAGCACCTACACGGGCGACGCGGTGACCACCCGCTACGGCATCATCCAGGTACAGGTCACGGTGACGAACAAGAAGATCACCGACGTCTCGTTCGCCCAGCTCACCGCCTTCGACGGGCACTCGCAGCAGATCAACTCCTGGGCCGGCCCCGAGCTGATCCAGGAGGCGGTGCAGCAGCAGAGCGCCCAGGTGGACACCATTTCCGGTGCGACCTACACCAGCGACGGCTACCGCCAGTCCCTGCAGTCGGCCCTGGATCAGGCGGGTCTGACGTGACCACCACCAGCGCGCCGGCAGTCCACGCCGAACCCTGCATGGGCACGGTCTTCTCGTTCCGGATCACCGGCCGCGGGCTCGCGACCGGGTCTCTGGAACAAGCCCTGGCCCGGATCCATGCCATCGACGCGATGTTCTCCACCTACCGTGAGGACAGCCAGATCAGCCGCCTGCGCTCCGGCGACCTGCGGCTGCCGGACGCCTCACCGGACGTCCGCCGGGTGCTCCAGGAGTGCGAGCGCCTGGAACACCTTACCGACGGTTACTTCAGTGCCCGCCCCGACGGTGACCACCTCGACCCCTCCGGATACGTGAAGGGCTGGGCGGTCCAGGAGGCCTCCGGCATCCTGGCCGCGGCCGGGTCCCGCGACCACTGCGTCAACGGCGGAGGGGACGTCCTGTGCCTGGGCGCCCCGGAACCCGGCCGCGGCTGGCGGGTCGGGATCAGCGATCCACACGATTCCTCCCGGCTGCTGGAGACTCTCGAGGCCACCGGCCCGGTCGCGGTGGCCACCTCGGGCACGGCCCAGCGGGGCGCGCACATCCTCGACCCGCACACCGGGCGCCGCCGCACCGAACTGGCGTCGGTCACCGTCATCGCCCCGGACATCGTCACCGCCGACGTGTACGCCACCGCCGCGGTGGCCATGGGACCCCGGCGGGCGGGCGAGTGGCTCGCCGGACAGGCCGGGATCCGGGCCGTGCTGGTGCTCGC is drawn from Kineosporia sp. NBRC 101731 and contains these coding sequences:
- the hxlB gene encoding 6-phospho-3-hexuloisomerase; this translates as MTTKTVSAQASLIAIADELRACASLLAVSDIDRFARLLHDADRVFVHGAGRSGLALRMTAMRLMHLGLVVHVVGEVTAPAIGKGDVLLVASGSGATPAIVRAAETAVAAGAQIAAVTTAPDSPLAALADESVIMPAADKLDRSASVSIQYAGSLFEQSLVVLGDALFHALWSESGASADELWPRHANLE
- a CDS encoding LuxR C-terminal-related transcriptional regulator, with translation MDDVMDDSARLPSPASRQFVVDHARVVAELADRHAVTLESLLAVLRSPRLDDRAARTMAIDLAAAALVSLRTQTDQQRSAILEPVVGAFSRLRNDLRPLVRFGDLDVQFIEPPAKGRALPGEVAHAARAMVRTAVLAMVDAGETRRVRIQWDCDGLNLLVRIRDDGRGELSAHDDALRPIAENVAALDGRLDVSSTPGWGSDLSITLPLDPPAPVLPLEESIELSPREREVLQLLVGGGRNQEIARDLGISQNTVKFHVSNLLRKAGARTRAELVALAR
- a CDS encoding glycine betaine ABC transporter substrate-binding protein produces the protein MTFGGAPEDKTRYQGLVGLKKVYGLDFKEFTSLDTAGPLTVNALTKGTVDAAILYSTTPEIEDRGFVALTDPENVFGVQNVIPLVNTSSVPAEAQEVLNSISKALDTDTLTALNAKVQIDQDPADEVAKEWLQEKGLV
- a CDS encoding carboxylesterase family protein; translated protein: MSVVRFRGGAVRGLSRPGSTAFLGIPFAQAPVGERR
- a CDS encoding DUF2231 domain-containing protein, which translates into the protein MFDTVAGLPLHPLIVHASVVMIPIAAITVLGSALSARFRGWAGPVPLLLTAASLVLYPISTESGESLEQVVGHEPLIEKHAELADGLLPWLIVLAVAAVAVTWCWWRERSERSEGRDEQDSTTGRVVLVAVAALSLVAAIGTGQQVVRIGHSGAESAWGDTVSGN
- a CDS encoding response regulator transcription factor is translated as MTSTSSSAPGSVVRALVVEDEQDLADALARILTLEGWQVRTAGDGAGAVRLAAQDPPDIVVLDVMLPDTTGLEVLRGLRAVDPDVCVLFLTARDSLEDRVAGIAAGGDDYLTKPFATEELLARLRGLLRRARLASDPAPGIGGNGLVVGDLVMDEDAREVTRGGDRVDLTVTEFELLRFLMRNPRRALSKTQILDRVWNYDFGGDAHVVELYISYLRKKIDRGREPMIHTVRGIGYILKPAGR
- a CDS encoding HAMP domain-containing sensor histidine kinase, translating into MIRPGLPRTLRGRLIAVLALALSIGFAATALATALLVRHVLLSRLDAQLEAAGNRFAVSLEYDGESDDDSADTAERFGRVEGQLAGTLGARLYGGKVTDAAIIGDDRTSTQVPLTARQRLAQFTDAAGPVTVELPRLGDYRIVVTAGRDGDLLVAGLPAEPIEHTVRVLVLAVAGVSTVALLTLVVVAASLVRVMLRPLARVSATAAVVAGLPLTAQQVSLPRRLDQQSAGSEIDVLISAFNAMLEQVESALHTRADTEVRLRRFLTDASHELRTPVAVILSHAELARREGGDSLPEGVNRSLGRITAQSQRMRHLVDDLLLLARLDNGRPLAHEPVDIVRLALEALDDARTANPGHRWKLSLPDHPVTVHGDTHALAQVLANLLTNAATHTPAGTTVTLHVRELSRRTSIEVRDDGPGMPADLVPRAFERFARGDVHRSGGSGLGLAIVAAIVQAHLGDVGLTSTDEGTTVTLTLPADSGATPGSVPAS
- a CDS encoding ferredoxin reductase family protein, with amino-acid sequence MTAISPPHQHTAPFPPAPGRARITPVAALTLIALGAAPVLGLWWQDTTFVSGTGGLLTNAGRITGLAAGYAVLVVLALMARVPALERGVGADRLARWHAAGGRYVVSLAVVHTLLIVAGYTVEGHTGLLAQVRALLTSFDMLMATAALGLFLLVGVTSARAARRRLAYETWHLVHLLTYLAIALTFTHQFSAGADFTDRRVQVVWLALYAVVGTLLLWYRLLTPLLNLTRHTLRVESVVPHGTDTVSVTVRGRNLARLDARPGQFFRWRFLTPGLWAAANPYSLSAPPAGDRLRITVKTAGTHSAALAHLRPGTRVLAEGPYGSFTGDLDRRSSRGRASGKVLLIGIGIGITPLRALFETIPAAPGGLTLLYRARDTSDLVLWQEIQQIAAARGARLEYLVGDRRSTDHLSRRQLRYLLPDLREHEVYLCGPDELVGRVIHNLRREGVPRAAVHHESFTF
- a CDS encoding FMN-binding protein; its protein translation is MNRLVLTSTATVAGIVALLSLKTQTQNSPILTTTAADTSGSSASSDSSSGSSSNGSATSSTYTGDAVTTRYGIIQVQVTVTNKKITDVSFAQLTAFDGHSQQINSWAGPELIQEAVQQQSAQVDTISGATYTSDGYRQSLQSALDQAGLT
- a CDS encoding FAD:protein FMN transferase, which encodes MTTTSAPAVHAEPCMGTVFSFRITGRGLATGSLEQALARIHAIDAMFSTYREDSQISRLRSGDLRLPDASPDVRRVLQECERLEHLTDGYFSARPDGDHLDPSGYVKGWAVQEASGILAAAGSRDHCVNGGGDVLCLGAPEPGRGWRVGISDPHDSSRLLETLEATGPVAVATSGTAQRGAHILDPHTGRRRTELASVTVIAPDIVTADVYATAAVAMGPRRAGEWLAGQAGIRAVLVLADGRRTDIPG